From the genome of Streptomyces sp. NBC_01317, one region includes:
- a CDS encoding endonuclease/exonuclease/phosphatase family protein gives MTQEYTAESVETGADAEHQRAGAGARIRNVLSRWRGGRNIWRRGIVLAVLALLAALLMILHAQIPNRIGNLGSLTETFLPWLGLVIPVILVLALLRRSATALIALLLPAVVWVNLFGGLLADKSGGGGDFTVATHNVNAENPDPAGTAREVAEAGADVLALEELTETDVPTYEKALAGTYKYHSVQGTVGLWSKYPMSGTRPVDIRLGWVRAMRSTITTPEGQVGVIVAHLPSVRVKLHAGFTANQRDNSADALGVAISREPVGRVILLGDLNGTMNDRSLNAVTSQMRSTQGAAGDGYGFSWPASFPMARIDQIMVKGIEPTASWTLPRTDSDHLPVAARVELRAD, from the coding sequence ATGACGCAGGAGTACACGGCGGAGTCGGTGGAGACCGGCGCGGACGCGGAACACCAGCGCGCGGGTGCGGGAGCCCGGATCCGGAACGTGCTGTCCCGATGGCGTGGCGGCCGGAACATCTGGCGGCGCGGCATCGTTCTCGCCGTTCTCGCGCTCCTGGCCGCGCTGTTGATGATCCTGCACGCGCAGATCCCCAACCGGATCGGCAACCTGGGCAGCCTCACCGAAACCTTCCTGCCCTGGCTGGGCCTGGTCATCCCGGTGATTCTCGTCCTCGCTCTCCTGCGCAGGTCCGCGACCGCGCTGATCGCGCTCCTCCTGCCCGCCGTCGTCTGGGTCAACCTCTTCGGCGGCCTCCTCGCCGACAAGTCGGGCGGGGGCGGCGACTTCACCGTCGCCACGCACAACGTCAACGCGGAGAACCCCGATCCGGCGGGCACCGCGCGCGAGGTCGCCGAGGCCGGGGCGGACGTCCTCGCGCTGGAGGAGCTGACCGAGACCGACGTACCGACGTACGAGAAGGCGCTGGCGGGGACGTACAAGTACCACTCCGTGCAGGGCACGGTCGGGCTGTGGAGCAAGTACCCGATGTCCGGCACCCGCCCCGTCGACATCCGGCTGGGCTGGGTCCGCGCGATGCGGTCCACGATCACCACGCCCGAGGGGCAGGTCGGCGTGATCGTGGCGCACCTGCCGTCCGTACGGGTCAAGCTGCACGCCGGCTTCACCGCCAACCAGCGAGACAACAGCGCGGACGCGCTCGGAGTGGCCATCAGCCGCGAGCCCGTCGGCCGGGTCATCCTGCTCGGCGACCTGAACGGCACGATGAACGACCGCTCCCTGAACGCCGTCACGTCCCAGATGCGCTCCACGCAGGGGGCGGCGGGGGACGGGTACGGGTTCAGCTGGCCGGCTTCGTTCCCGATGGCGCGCATCGACCAGATCATGGTGAAGGGCATCGAGCCGACGGCGTCCTGGACCCTGCCGAGGACGGACAGCGACCATCTGCCGGTCGCGGCGCGGGTGGAGCTGCGGGCGGACTGA
- a CDS encoding MFS transporter → MPLALLALAVSAFGIGTTEFVMMGLLPNVADDLGTSVPTAGYLVSAYAIGVVLGAPLLTAVGSRIPRKRMLLLLMGFFVLGNLASALAPSFGWLLAGRLLAGLPHGAFFGVGAVVASRLVEEGRQARAVATMFLGLTVANIVGVPAATLLGQHLGWRATFLVVTVIGLVALGALARLVPYVPVDAHQSLGRELRALGNRQVLLGLATAVFGFAGVFAVYSYLASMTTEVMGFGESSVTVVLALFGIGMTLGALAAGPLTDRALRPTLYVSLATLAVVLVAFRFTAHVQWAALVTVVVLGAVGFLTTTPLQMLVMQKAKDAPTLASASNHSAFNLANAGGAWLGGAAIAAGWGWMSPTLVGAVLAVLGLTIALVAGRLDGPGSAGGSASRVVAENTPQDRHPIPTH, encoded by the coding sequence ATGCCCTTGGCGCTGCTGGCCCTCGCTGTAAGTGCCTTCGGTATCGGCACGACCGAGTTCGTGATGATGGGCCTGCTGCCCAACGTCGCGGACGACCTCGGTACCTCCGTACCGACCGCCGGCTATCTCGTCTCCGCCTACGCGATCGGGGTGGTCCTCGGCGCCCCGCTCCTCACCGCCGTCGGGTCCCGTATCCCGCGCAAGCGGATGCTCCTGCTCCTGATGGGGTTCTTCGTCCTCGGCAACCTCGCCTCCGCGCTCGCCCCGAGCTTCGGCTGGCTGCTGGCGGGCCGGCTGCTCGCGGGGCTGCCGCACGGCGCGTTCTTCGGGGTCGGCGCGGTGGTCGCGTCGCGGCTGGTGGAGGAGGGGCGGCAGGCACGGGCGGTGGCGACGATGTTCCTGGGCCTGACCGTCGCCAACATCGTCGGGGTCCCGGCGGCCACGCTGCTGGGACAGCACCTGGGCTGGCGCGCCACGTTCCTGGTCGTGACCGTGATCGGCCTGGTGGCGCTGGGCGCGCTGGCGAGGCTCGTCCCGTACGTACCGGTCGACGCCCATCAAAGCCTCGGCCGGGAGTTGCGCGCCCTGGGGAACCGTCAGGTGCTGCTCGGGCTTGCCACGGCGGTCTTCGGCTTCGCGGGGGTCTTCGCGGTGTACTCGTACCTCGCCTCGATGACCACCGAGGTCATGGGCTTCGGGGAGTCGTCGGTGACGGTGGTGCTCGCGCTGTTCGGCATCGGCATGACGCTGGGCGCGCTGGCGGCGGGCCCGCTGACGGACCGGGCGCTGCGGCCGACGCTGTACGTGTCGCTCGCCACGCTCGCGGTGGTGCTGGTCGCGTTCCGCTTCACGGCGCACGTGCAGTGGGCGGCGCTGGTGACGGTGGTGGTGCTGGGGGCGGTGGGCTTCCTGACGACCACGCCGCTCCAGATGCTGGTCATGCAGAAGGCGAAGGACGCGCCGACGCTGGCCTCGGCGTCCAACCACTCGGCCTTCAACCTCGCGAACGCGGGCGGCGCGTGGCTGGGCGGCGCGGCGATCGCGGCGGGCTGGGGCTGGATGTCCCCGACGCTGGTGGGGGCGGTGCTGGCGGTACTGGGCCTGACGATCGCCCTGGTCGCGGGCCGCCTGGACGGGCCCGGCTCGGCGGGCGGGTCCGCGTCACGCGTGGTGGCGGAAAACACCCCCCAGGACCGTCACCCGATCCCGACGCACTGA
- a CDS encoding DinB family protein, protein MIDEFAKDNLHGRLRRDREALLWKLDGLSEYDARRPLTATGTSLLGLVKHVATVEARYFGEVFDRPSPEPLPRWQDSDGGDLWAAEGETRDQIIAFYRRTWEHSDATINELPLDTPGHVPWWPEPFPHTNLFAVMVHVVGESNRHAGHADILREGLDGRTGMRPEHEKQIDEKARAAYYAKIEQAARSAAPIKA, encoded by the coding sequence ATGATCGATGAATTCGCGAAGGACAACCTGCACGGGAGACTGCGGCGGGACCGCGAGGCGCTGCTGTGGAAACTTGACGGCTTGTCCGAGTACGACGCCCGCCGGCCTTTGACAGCGACCGGGACCAGCCTGCTCGGCCTGGTAAAACACGTGGCCACCGTCGAGGCCAGGTACTTCGGCGAGGTCTTCGACCGCCCTTCCCCGGAACCGCTGCCCCGGTGGCAGGACTCCGACGGTGGCGATCTGTGGGCGGCCGAGGGCGAGACCCGCGATCAGATCATCGCGTTCTACCGGCGTACGTGGGAACACTCGGACGCGACGATCAACGAGCTTCCCCTCGACACCCCCGGCCACGTGCCGTGGTGGCCGGAGCCTTTTCCCCACACGAACCTGTTCGCCGTCATGGTCCATGTCGTCGGCGAGTCCAACCGGCATGCCGGGCACGCCGACATCCTCCGCGAGGGCCTCGACGGCCGGACCGGGATGCGCCCCGAACACGAGAAGCAGATCGACGAGAAAGCCCGTGCGGCCTACTACGCGAAGATCGAGCAGGCCGCGAGGTCGGCCGCACCCATCAAGGCTTAG
- the ribD gene encoding bifunctional diaminohydroxyphosphoribosylaminopyrimidine deaminase/5-amino-6-(5-phosphoribosylamino)uracil reductase RibD — protein sequence MANVYEMAAMRRAIAISAQGLGSTSPNPPVGCVILDSEGRTAGEGYHVRKGESHAEVNALTNAGKRAEGGTAVVTLEPCNHYGRTPPCREALINANVARVLIAVMDPTSRGEGGAALLRRAGVEVEQGFLKNEALLVLGPWQASLSYGHPFITWIYEAGVDGKPIPYSLQGVALEEADKLRASYDLVINQEGGIEEGEPGGHGTGVFQLPNGALSNDVNEFTKALGSTGSRSVLLSGAVDQFCRIASAGMVDKVICYLPRTSPSRSPRKDVGRITAIPDGYRLTEVTRTASHVRLTGART from the coding sequence GTGGCGAATGTCTATGAGATGGCCGCAATGCGTCGCGCAATTGCAATTTCAGCTCAGGGCCTTGGGTCAACCAGCCCGAACCCGCCTGTTGGCTGTGTCATTCTCGACAGTGAGGGACGAACGGCCGGCGAAGGATATCACGTACGCAAGGGCGAATCACACGCGGAGGTCAATGCGCTTACCAACGCCGGAAAGCGGGCAGAGGGCGGAACAGCCGTCGTCACGCTGGAACCATGCAATCACTACGGACGCACACCGCCATGCCGTGAAGCACTGATCAATGCGAATGTCGCCAGAGTGCTCATTGCCGTAATGGACCCGACATCTCGTGGTGAAGGCGGGGCGGCGCTTCTACGGAGAGCCGGAGTGGAAGTTGAACAGGGTTTCCTGAAGAATGAGGCACTTCTCGTTCTGGGCCCGTGGCAGGCATCTCTGAGCTACGGTCACCCGTTCATTACATGGATCTACGAAGCGGGAGTGGACGGGAAACCCATTCCTTATTCTCTACAGGGTGTCGCGCTTGAAGAAGCGGATAAGCTCCGAGCCTCGTACGATCTAGTGATCAACCAGGAAGGCGGCATCGAGGAAGGAGAACCGGGAGGGCACGGAACCGGCGTATTCCAGCTTCCAAATGGAGCACTGAGCAACGATGTCAATGAATTCACAAAAGCGCTCGGCAGCACAGGATCACGATCTGTTCTGCTGTCCGGCGCAGTTGATCAGTTCTGTCGGATCGCTTCAGCCGGAATGGTTGACAAGGTGATCTGCTACCTACCGCGAACATCGCCCTCTAGGTCGCCCAGGAAGGATGTCGGCAGGATTACTGCAATTCCGGACGGATACCGGTTGACCGAGGTTACCCGGACGGCATCTCATGTCCGCCTTACAGGAGCCAGAACTTAG
- a CDS encoding NAD+ synthase produces the protein MPQLRLALNQIDSTVGDLAANAEAIVHWTRHAVEQGAHVIAFPEMVLTGYPVEDLALRSSFVEASRDALRALAGRLDAEGFGGRPVIVGYLDRSEKAQPRYGQPAGAPQNAGAVLFGGEVVLTFAKHHLPNYGVFDEFRYFVPGNTLPVVRVHGVDIALAICEDLWQDGGRVPATCSAGAGLLISINASPYEKEKDDTRLNLVRKRAQEAGCTTAYVAMIGGQDELVFDGDSIVVDKDGEVVARAPQFAEGCVVLDLDLPAAPAVPPSGVVDDGLVIDHVVLSEEPLPAYERELSGGYAERLEDDEEIYSALVVGLRAYAAKNGFRSVLIGLSGGIDSALVAAIACDAVGAENVYGISMPSKYSSDHSKDDAAELARRTGLNLRTVVIEPMFDAYMDALGLTGLAEENLQSRLRGTTLMAVSNQEGQIVLAPGNKSELAVGYSTLYGDSVGAYGPIKDVYKTTVFRLARWRNRAAEERGQVPPIPENSISKPPSAELRPGQVDTDSLPDYDVLDRILELYVDRDTGKDAIVAAGFEEELVTRTLRMVDVAEYKRRQYPPGTKISAKGFGKDRRLPITNRWRESPSG, from the coding sequence GTGCCTCAACTACGCCTCGCTCTGAATCAGATCGACTCGACCGTCGGCGATCTCGCCGCGAATGCCGAGGCGATCGTGCACTGGACCCGGCACGCCGTCGAGCAGGGAGCGCATGTCATCGCGTTCCCCGAGATGGTGCTGACCGGCTACCCCGTCGAGGACCTGGCCCTGCGGTCGTCCTTCGTGGAGGCGTCCCGGGACGCTTTGCGCGCCCTCGCGGGCCGCCTGGACGCCGAGGGCTTCGGCGGGCGGCCGGTGATCGTCGGCTACCTCGACCGTTCCGAGAAGGCCCAGCCCCGGTACGGCCAGCCCGCCGGCGCGCCGCAGAACGCGGGCGCGGTGCTGTTCGGCGGGGAGGTGGTGCTGACGTTCGCCAAGCACCACCTGCCGAACTACGGGGTGTTCGACGAGTTCCGGTACTTCGTGCCGGGCAACACTCTGCCCGTCGTACGGGTCCACGGCGTCGACATCGCGCTGGCGATCTGCGAGGACCTCTGGCAGGACGGCGGGCGGGTCCCGGCGACCTGCTCGGCCGGTGCCGGACTGCTGATCTCCATCAACGCCTCTCCGTACGAGAAGGAGAAGGACGACACCCGCCTGAACCTGGTGCGCAAGCGCGCCCAGGAGGCCGGCTGCACCACGGCGTACGTCGCGATGATCGGCGGCCAGGACGAGCTGGTCTTCGACGGGGACTCGATCGTCGTCGACAAGGACGGCGAAGTCGTGGCGCGCGCCCCGCAGTTCGCGGAGGGCTGTGTGGTGCTCGACCTCGATCTGCCGGCCGCGCCCGCGGTGCCGCCGTCGGGGGTGGTGGACGACGGGCTGGTGATCGACCACGTCGTCCTGTCCGAGGAGCCGCTGCCCGCGTACGAGCGTGAGCTGTCCGGCGGGTACGCGGAGCGGCTGGAGGACGACGAGGAGATCTACTCGGCGCTGGTGGTGGGGTTGCGCGCCTACGCGGCGAAGAACGGCTTCCGGTCCGTCCTGATCGGGCTCTCCGGGGGCATCGACTCGGCGCTGGTCGCGGCGATCGCGTGCGACGCGGTGGGGGCGGAGAACGTGTACGGCATCTCCATGCCGTCCAAGTACTCCTCGGACCACTCGAAGGACGACGCGGCCGAACTGGCCCGCCGTACCGGCCTCAACCTGCGCACGGTGGTCATCGAGCCGATGTTCGACGCGTACATGGACGCGCTGGGCCTGACGGGGCTGGCGGAGGAGAACCTCCAGTCGCGGCTGCGCGGTACGACGCTGATGGCGGTCTCCAACCAGGAGGGCCAGATCGTGCTCGCGCCGGGCAACAAGTCCGAGCTGGCGGTGGGGTATTCGACGCTGTACGGGGACTCGGTCGGCGCGTACGGGCCGATCAAGGACGTCTACAAGACGACCGTGTTCCGGCTGGCGCGGTGGCGCAACCGCGCGGCGGAGGAGCGGGGGCAGGTGCCGCCGATCCCGGAGAACTCGATCAGCAAGCCGCCGAGCGCGGAGCTGCGGCCGGGCCAGGTCGACACGGACTCGCTGCCGGACTACGACGTCCTGGACCGGATCCTGGAGCTGTACGTGGACCGGGACACGGGCAAGGACGCGATTGTGGCGGCCGGGTTCGAGGAGGAGCTGGTGACGCGGACGCTGCGGATGGTGGACGTGGCGGAGTACAAGCGGCGGCAGTATCCGCCGGGGACGAAGATCTCGGCGAAGGGCTTCGGCAAGGACCGGCGCCTGCCGATCACGAACCGGTGGCGGGAGTCCCCTTCGGGGTGA
- a CDS encoding CBS domain-containing protein: protein MTTAKDIMHPGAQWIPAHETLDRAAQIMRERELGSLLIADEQERLAGILTDRDIVVGCVAMGHDPSKITAGDLAQGTPRWIDSDADVGEVLQEMQSHQIRRLPVIQDKRLVGMISEADLARHLTESQMGAWVEQVYARG, encoded by the coding sequence ATGACCACCGCCAAGGACATCATGCACCCGGGGGCCCAGTGGATCCCCGCCCACGAGACCCTCGACCGCGCCGCGCAGATCATGCGCGAGAGGGAACTCGGGTCGCTGCTCATCGCCGACGAGCAGGAGCGGCTCGCGGGCATCCTCACGGACCGCGACATCGTCGTCGGCTGTGTGGCGATGGGCCACGACCCGTCGAAGATCACTGCGGGCGATCTCGCCCAGGGCACTCCGCGCTGGATCGACTCGGACGCGGACGTGGGCGAGGTGCTCCAGGAGATGCAGAGCCACCAGATCCGCCGGCTCCCGGTCATCCAGGACAAGCGGCTGGTCGGGATGATCAGTGAGGCCGACCTGGCCAGGCACCTGACCGAGTCGCAGATGGGCGCGTGGGTGGAGCAGGTGTACGCGCGGGGCTGA
- a CDS encoding DUF305 domain-containing protein, giving the protein MNRTQWAAIAAVVLALLFAGAATVASAGRDDGAGAPRTPAAGSPDAGFARDMALHHQQAVEMSFIVRDSTDDEDVRRLAYDIANTQANQRGMLLGWLDLWKLPKVESGVEPMAWMPMDTRMGAGHAMFEPHDGALMEGMATTAELERLRKARGKAAEVLYLQLMTDHHKGGVMMARGCVDLCAAGTERDLAQGMVTAQESEIRLMADLLKERGAKPRG; this is encoded by the coding sequence GTGAACCGTACGCAGTGGGCGGCGATCGCGGCCGTCGTGCTGGCGCTGCTCTTCGCCGGCGCGGCGACGGTGGCCTCCGCCGGGCGGGACGACGGCGCGGGAGCCCCCCGTACCCCCGCGGCGGGCTCGCCGGACGCGGGCTTCGCCCGGGACATGGCACTCCACCACCAGCAGGCCGTGGAGATGTCGTTCATCGTGCGGGACAGCACGGACGACGAGGACGTGCGCCGGCTGGCGTACGACATCGCCAACACCCAGGCGAACCAGCGCGGGATGCTGCTGGGCTGGCTGGACCTGTGGAAGCTGCCGAAGGTCGAGTCGGGCGTGGAGCCGATGGCGTGGATGCCGATGGACACGCGGATGGGGGCCGGGCACGCCATGTTCGAGCCGCACGACGGCGCGCTGATGGAGGGCATGGCCACGACGGCGGAGCTGGAGCGGCTGCGGAAGGCGCGCGGCAAGGCCGCCGAGGTGCTGTATCTCCAGCTCATGACCGACCACCACAAGGGTGGCGTGATGATGGCGCGGGGGTGTGTCGATCTGTGCGCGGCCGGTACGGAGCGTGACCTCGCGCAGGGCATGGTCACGGCGCAGGAGTCGGAGATACGGCTGATGGCGGACCTGCTGAAGGAGCGGGGGGCGAAGCCTCGGGGATGA
- a CDS encoding DUF3105 domain-containing protein yields the protein MASKSQSAERKARIEQMRRAEQARERRSRIITITVSAVVVAGLVAFGAVILNKESDQKEQEQAAAKEPVKGEKSWDAKKLTRNHVTEAVKYPMKPPVGGDHNQVWMNCDRNVYKDAIPDMNAVHSLEHGAVWVTYNDKASDDDVKTLTDKVGKTAYTLLSPYKDQAGTIMLSAWGKQLSVDKASDPRVNQFLTKYVQGPQTPEPGAACTGGMGAQ from the coding sequence ATGGCTTCCAAGTCCCAGTCCGCCGAGCGCAAGGCCCGAATAGAGCAGATGCGCCGCGCCGAGCAGGCCCGTGAGCGGCGCAGTCGCATCATCACGATCACGGTGAGCGCCGTGGTCGTGGCGGGTCTCGTCGCCTTCGGCGCCGTGATCCTGAACAAGGAGTCCGACCAGAAGGAACAGGAACAGGCCGCCGCCAAGGAGCCCGTGAAGGGCGAGAAGTCCTGGGACGCCAAGAAGCTCACCCGTAACCACGTCACCGAAGCGGTGAAGTACCCGATGAAGCCGCCGGTCGGCGGTGACCACAACCAGGTCTGGATGAACTGCGACCGGAACGTCTACAAGGACGCGATACCGGACATGAACGCGGTGCACTCGCTGGAGCACGGCGCGGTCTGGGTCACGTACAACGACAAGGCCTCGGACGACGACGTCAAGACGCTGACCGACAAGGTCGGAAAGACCGCGTACACGCTGCTGAGCCCGTACAAGGACCAGGCCGGAACGATCATGCTGAGCGCGTGGGGCAAGCAGCTCTCGGTCGACAAGGCGTCGGACCCCCGGGTGAACCAGTTCCTCACGAAGTACGTGCAGGGCCCGCAGACCCCCGAGCCGGGCGCCGCCTGCACGGGTGGAATGGGCGCGCAGTGA
- a CDS encoding MarR family winged helix-turn-helix transcriptional regulator yields MADATADPTAHPGEAIPGDVDAVTHAVLAASRLLVAISVRALAAVPDRVTLPQYRLLVVLDTHGDAKLVEVAERLGVNPSTAMRMLDRLIAAGLAARRSNPASRRETLLRLTPDGRRLVDEVSAARRHEITAIVERLPPGQRADLVTALTAFTQAGGEPAAPVGDSEPYPLGWSDTHTRQTDDRTDDRTDNRTDD; encoded by the coding sequence ATGGCCGACGCGACGGCCGACCCGACCGCCCACCCCGGCGAGGCGATCCCCGGTGACGTCGACGCGGTGACGCACGCCGTGCTCGCGGCCTCCCGGCTGCTCGTCGCCATCTCCGTACGCGCGCTGGCGGCGGTCCCCGACCGGGTGACCCTCCCGCAGTACCGCTTGCTGGTGGTCCTCGACACCCACGGCGACGCCAAGCTCGTGGAGGTCGCCGAGCGGCTCGGCGTGAACCCCTCGACCGCCATGCGCATGCTGGACCGGCTGATCGCGGCGGGCCTCGCCGCCCGGCGGAGCAACCCGGCCAGCCGCCGCGAGACCCTGCTGCGGCTCACACCGGACGGCAGGCGACTGGTGGACGAGGTCTCGGCCGCCCGACGCCACGAGATCACGGCCATCGTCGAACGGCTGCCACCCGGACAGCGCGCCGATCTGGTCACGGCGCTGACGGCCTTCACCCAGGCGGGCGGGGAACCTGCGGCTCCGGTCGGGGACTCGGAGCCGTACCCCCTGGGCTGGTCGGACACCCACACGAGGCAGACCGACGACCGCACCGACGACCGCACCGACAACCGGACCGACGACTGA
- a CDS encoding glutamine synthetase family protein: MDKQQEFVLRTLEERDIRFVRLWFTDVLGFLKSVAVAPAELEQAFDEGMGFDGSAIEGFARVYESDMIAKPDPGTFQILPWRAEAPGTARMFCDILMPDGSPSFADPRYVLKRMLAKTSDLGFTFYTHPEIEFFLLKDKPLDGSRPTPADNSGYFDHTPQNVGMDFRRQAITMLESMGISVEFSHHEGAPGQQEIDLRYADALSTADNIMTFRLVMKQVALEQGINATFMPKPFSEYPGSGMHTHLSLFEGDRNAFYESGSEYQLSKVGRSFIAGLLKHAAEISAVTNQWVNSYKRIWGGSTRTAGSGGEAPSYICWGHNNRSALIRVPMYKPGKTGSARVEVRSIDSGANPYLTYAVLLAAGLKGVEEGYELPAGADDDVWALSDAERRAMGIEPLPQNLGEAISLMERSELVAETLGEHVFDFFLRNKKQEWEEYRSEVTAFELRKNLPVL, encoded by the coding sequence ATGGACAAGCAGCAGGAATTCGTGCTCCGTACATTGGAAGAGCGCGACATCCGCTTCGTACGCCTTTGGTTCACCGACGTGCTCGGCTTCCTGAAGTCGGTCGCCGTGGCGCCCGCCGAGCTGGAGCAGGCCTTCGACGAGGGCATGGGATTCGACGGCTCGGCGATCGAGGGCTTCGCCCGCGTGTACGAGTCGGACATGATCGCCAAGCCCGACCCGGGCACGTTCCAGATCCTGCCCTGGCGCGCGGAGGCCCCCGGCACGGCGCGGATGTTCTGCGACATCCTGATGCCCGACGGCTCGCCGTCCTTCGCCGACCCGCGGTACGTCCTCAAGCGGATGCTCGCCAAGACCTCGGACCTGGGTTTCACCTTCTACACCCACCCCGAGATCGAGTTCTTCCTGCTGAAGGACAAGCCGCTGGACGGCTCGCGGCCCACCCCCGCCGACAACTCCGGCTACTTCGACCACACGCCCCAGAACGTCGGCATGGACTTCCGCCGCCAGGCGATCACCATGCTCGAATCCATGGGGATCTCGGTGGAGTTCAGCCACCACGAGGGCGCGCCGGGACAGCAGGAGATCGACCTCCGCTACGCGGACGCGCTCTCCACGGCCGACAACATCATGACGTTCCGTCTGGTGATGAAGCAGGTCGCGCTGGAGCAGGGCATCAACGCCACGTTCATGCCCAAGCCCTTCTCGGAGTACCCCGGTTCGGGCATGCACACCCACCTCTCCCTCTTCGAGGGCGACCGCAACGCGTTCTACGAGTCGGGCTCGGAGTACCAACTCTCCAAGGTCGGCCGCTCGTTCATCGCCGGCCTGCTCAAGCACGCCGCCGAGATCTCGGCGGTCACCAACCAGTGGGTCAACTCGTACAAGCGCATCTGGGGCGGCTCCACCCGCACCGCGGGCTCGGGCGGCGAGGCCCCCTCGTACATCTGCTGGGGCCACAACAACCGCTCCGCGCTGATCCGGGTCCCGATGTACAAGCCCGGCAAGACCGGCTCGGCCCGCGTGGAGGTCCGCTCGATCGACTCCGGCGCCAACCCCTACCTGACCTACGCGGTCCTCCTCGCGGCAGGCCTCAAGGGCGTGGAGGAGGGCTACGAACTCCCGGCCGGCGCCGACGACGACGTCTGGGCCCTCTCCGACGCCGAACGCCGCGCGATGGGCATCGAACCCCTCCCGCAAAACCTCGGCGAGGCGATCTCCCTGATGGAACGCAGCGAACTGGTGGCGGAAACCCTCGGCGAACACGTCTTCGACTTCTTCCTCCGCAACAAGAAGCAGGAGTGGGAGGAATACCGCTCGGAGGTCACCGCCTTCGAACTCCGCAAGAACCTCCCGGTCCTGTAA
- a CDS encoding Fic family protein yields MKRPMPPPEPDELIRWMFRATTPEKLSLILENPGAGPADEYFPWDKIRHKTPPDGLNHKEWWAGIKFIRRQMSRSLPLADVKGEPFTFALPDKILKALEQITRDASGKITISEEVTNPGTRDRYLVNSLIEEAINSSQLEGASTTRRVAKEMLRAGRAPRSRDERMIVNNYQAMRMIGEIRDRPLTPELICEIHRIVTDGTLDNPSASGRFQLPNEERVSVYTDDGVLLHSPPPAELLPERVARLCRFANGELDEGGYVPPVLRAMTIHFMIGYDHPFEDGNGRTARALFYWSMLNQGYWLTEFVVISQILKNAPVDYARSYLHSEDDENDLTYFHLYQLQVLRRSIENLHKYLAEKTREVKALQKKISRAAEAFNHRQIALLDYALKNPGASVTAQSHMSSHNVAYETARQDLIGLESRELFLKRRAGRSFTWTPVSDLDVRLHHLDDSENDRHDRL; encoded by the coding sequence ATGAAGCGACCGATGCCACCACCGGAGCCCGATGAGCTCATCCGGTGGATGTTCAGGGCCACCACTCCTGAAAAGCTGTCCCTGATCCTTGAAAATCCCGGCGCTGGACCGGCTGACGAATATTTCCCATGGGATAAAATCAGGCACAAGACCCCGCCGGATGGGCTTAACCATAAAGAGTGGTGGGCCGGCATCAAGTTCATCCGCCGCCAAATGAGTCGCAGCCTCCCCCTCGCGGACGTTAAAGGTGAGCCGTTTACCTTTGCCCTCCCGGATAAGATCCTGAAAGCACTTGAGCAAATCACCCGTGACGCCAGCGGAAAAATCACAATCAGTGAGGAGGTGACCAATCCAGGAACAAGAGATCGCTATCTCGTAAATTCACTTATCGAGGAAGCGATCAACTCAAGCCAGCTTGAGGGCGCCTCTACCACTCGACGCGTCGCGAAGGAAATGCTGCGTGCAGGTCGCGCACCCCGCTCCCGCGACGAACGAATGATCGTGAACAATTACCAAGCCATGCGTATGATTGGAGAAATCAGAGACAGGCCCCTAACTCCTGAGCTGATCTGTGAGATCCACAGGATCGTCACTGACGGCACGCTGGACAATCCAAGCGCCTCCGGCAGGTTCCAACTTCCGAACGAAGAGCGAGTCAGCGTCTACACCGATGACGGGGTCCTCCTGCACAGCCCTCCACCCGCTGAACTCCTGCCCGAGAGGGTGGCACGGCTGTGCCGGTTTGCCAACGGCGAGCTGGATGAAGGTGGCTACGTCCCACCGGTCCTTCGAGCAATGACCATTCACTTCATGATCGGCTATGACCATCCCTTCGAAGACGGGAACGGCCGCACCGCTCGGGCGCTGTTCTACTGGTCAATGCTGAATCAAGGATATTGGCTGACCGAGTTTGTTGTGATCTCGCAGATCCTCAAGAATGCACCAGTCGACTACGCGCGGAGCTATCTACATAGCGAAGACGACGAAAATGATCTCACCTATTTTCATCTTTACCAGCTGCAAGTTCTTCGACGATCGATCGAGAACCTGCACAAATATCTCGCCGAAAAAACCAGAGAAGTGAAGGCTCTCCAGAAGAAAATCTCCCGTGCGGCCGAAGCGTTCAATCACCGGCAGATCGCACTCCTGGACTATGCGCTGAAAAATCCAGGCGCATCGGTGACCGCTCAATCACATATGAGCAGTCACAATGTTGCCTACGAAACAGCTCGACAGGATTTGATCGGGCTTGAGAGCCGCGAACTCTTCTTGAAGCGGCGCGCGGGCAGATCATTTACCTGGACGCCAGTTTCGGATCTCGATGTGAGGCTCCACCACCTGGACGACTCTGAAAACGATCGCCACGACCGGCTCTGA